The following is a genomic window from Thermoanaerobaculia bacterium.
TCCCCACTACGAAGGTCCGCTCGTCCTGCTCGTCAATCGCGGTTCCGCGTCGGCGTCCGAGATCGTCTCCGGGGCGATCCAGGATCACGACCGCGGCCTGATCGTCGGCACGACGACGTGGGGCAAGGGGCTCGTGCAGGGCGTCTACCCGCTTCCGTATGGGGCGGGGCTCGCGCTGACGACCGCGAAGTACTACACGCCGTCCGGACGGTGGATCCAGCGCGATTACTCGAATTTCTACGACTACATCAATCCCGACGACGACGCCTCGGACAACCGGGACGCCGAGGCGAAGAAGAGCGGGAAGGTGTTCTACACGGACGCCGGGCGGCCGGTGTACGCGGCGGGCGGGATCACGCCGGACAGCATCGTGCGGTACGACAAGGCCTCCAAGTTCGTCCAGCGGCTGCAGGCGCACGGCGTCTTCTTCAACTTCGCCGTCGACTACCTCGCCGGCCACCCGAACGTGCCCGAGAACCTGCCGGTCGACGAGACGCTCCGGAACGCGTTCTTCCGGTTCGTGCAGGACCAGGGAGTCGAGGATGCGGCCTCGGTGCGGAAGGACTACGAGGCGGATCCTTCGAAGGACCTGATCGACGCGAGCATCCGCACCGAGATCCTGAATTCGAAGTACGGCCTCTCCGAGGGATGGAAGAGCGCGCTGAAGACCGACCGGCAGGCCCAGGCCGCGCTCGCGTCCTTCCCGGAGGCGCAGCGGATCGCGTCGCTGCCGAAGAAATCTCCGTCGGGGAACGAGACGCCGACGACACGCGCCTCGCGATAAAGAGTCGCCAGCGGCGCGCCGCCGCCTGGAAGCGATCGCCGGGCGTCGCTCAACGCGGCGCGGGAGACGGGACGTCGCCGGCGGGCACGCACTCCGGGTAGCCCGAGCGAGCTTCCGCCACGGTCTATCGCCGCGCCAGATCCTGCATGGCGGCGAGCCGGTCGGGATGCCCCAGACAGATCATCGTGTCTCCCTGGGCGACGACGTAGCTCGAGTCCGGGTTGAAGATCGACTCGCCGGTCGTCTTGTTGACCGCGACGACGATCACGCCGTGCTCGCGGCGGATCGGGCTGTCCGAGAAGGGGACGCCGCAGAGACTCGACGAGGGCTGCACGTGGATTTCCTGCATCTCGAGCTCGACGTTCTGCTTGCCGGTCGCGAGGTGGATGAAATCGACGACGGCGGGCATCAGCAGGTGCTGGACCATCTCCCGTCCGCCGATCTGGGTGGGCGCGATGGTCCGGTCCGCTCCGGCGCGCTTGAGCCGGGCCGAGGCGGCGTCGTCGCTCGTCCGCGCGACGATGCGGACTCCGGGGTTGGATTCGCGCGCCGTCAACGTCACGTAGAGGTTGTCGGCGTCCGACTCGAGCGCCGCGACGAGCCCCCGGGCCCGCTCGATTCCCGCCTGGGAGAGAACGCCCTCGGTCGTGGCGTCGCCGAGGATGACGTCCTCGCCCCGCTCGATCCGGTCGCGGACGGCCTCCTCGTTGCGTTCGATGACGACGAACGGGACGCCGTGCCGCCCGAGCTCCTCCGCGACGGTGCGGCCGACGCGGCCGTGGCCGCAGACGACGTAGTGTCCTTCCATCCGCGCCACGCGACGTTCCACCTTACGCCTCCAGAAGACCCGTCCCATCTCGCCTTCGAAGACGAAACGGGTCGCGATCGAAGCGGCGTAACCGACGACGCCCACGCCGCAGACGAGCAGGAACGCGTTCAGCTCGCGTCCCGCCCGGGAGAGGGGAGGCATCAGGCCGTGGCCGAGCGGCGTCACCGACAGGAGCGCCGTGTAGAAGGCGTCGAACCAGTCGAGCCGCTCGATCGAGCGGAAGAGGATCCCGCCCAGGAGGAGGACCGCGGCGAAGAGCGCGAGGGCGCGGTAGAGACGTTGCATGGGGCATGGATCTCGGAACGATTGTACCGCCGGGCGGGGAGTTCGGCGCGTTTCCTCCGCTCCCGGTCATTCGTGTATTGTTCGACCTGCCGGCGGGATCGTCGCCGCCGACGGCGGCTCCGCCGCGAGGGACCGCGACACCTCCTCGACCCTGGCGAAGAAGCGGAGGAAGTTCTCCCCGAGCACTCCGCGGACGTCCTCCTCCGGGTGCCCGCGCCGCAGGAGCTCTTCCGTGATCCGGGGCAGCTTCGAGACGTCCTCGAGGCCGTCGGGCGGATCGGGGATGCCGTCGAAGTCGCTGCCGATGCCGGCCGCGCCCGGTCCCGCGATCCGCATCACGCGTTCGATGTGGTCGACGACCTTCTCCCAGCCGGCCCGGCCCGGCGGCACGGCGTCGAAGAGCGCGTTGGACTCCTTCTCCAGCCGCAGGGGATCGGAGGCGTGTTTCGCCTTCAGGGCCTCGTACCGGGGAGCCAGGGCGGCGATCCGCGCGCGGTAGTCCGCGGCGGCGCCCGCGTCGACGAACATCGCGCTGACGTTGACCATGACGACGCCGCCGCCGGCGCCGATGCGGAGGATCTGGTCGTCCGTGAGATTCCGGGGAATCGGGGAGAGCGCGCGGCAGGAGGAATGGGACGCGAAGACGGGCGCGCGGGATGCCGCGAGCACGGCGTCGAGCGTTTCGTCCGAGACGTGCGAGACGTCGACCATCATTCCGAGGCGGTTCATCTCCCGCACGACCGCGCGTCCGAAATCCGTCAATCCGCCGTGGACGCGAGCCTTCTTCGGATCGAAGTCGGGAGAGGTGAACGACCCCGAGGAGTCGGCCCAATGGTTCGTGTTCGTGTGCGTGAGCGTCATGTAGCGGACGCCGAGCCGGTGGAAATCGCGCAGGGCGCCGAGCGAATCCTCGATCGCGTGGCCGCCTTCGATCCCCGTCAGGATCGCGATCTTCCCCTCGGTCTTGATCCGCCGGACGTCCCTCGCAGACGCGGCGAAGGCGAGCTCGGCGGGATGCGCGTCGACGACCCGGTGGACGAGATCGACGAGCTCGAGCGCTTTCTTCGCCGCGCCCCCCGCTTCCGCGTAAACCGCCGGGACGTAGGCGGCGAAGAACGCCGCGGACAGGCCCCCGGCCTTCGCGCGCGGGATGTCGAAGTGGCGCGTCGCGCCGGGGACGGCGATGTCGGCCCATTTTTCGTCGAGCTCCCACGGGACGTCTTCGTGCGTGTCCACGACGATCGCCTCGCGGTGGAGGCGGGCGGCCCGGAGGGCGGTGTCGTCGGCGTCGGCCGGAACCGGGGAAACGGCCGCGATCACCGCCGCCGAGATCCTTTCCGCACGTCATCCTCCCGCGGCATCGTTCCTCCGAAGGATTTCCTCGACGAACTCGCGAACGGCGCCGTGTCCGCCGGGCCGTTCGAGCACGAGGTCGACCCGGCCGCGGACCTCCGCCGGAGCGTCCGCGGGGCAGGCGGAGAACCCGCAGGCGTCGAAGAGGGGGAGGTCGGGGAGATCGTCACCGCAGGCGGCCGCTTCCGCCCGCTCGATCTTCCACCGCGCGAGGTAGTCGCGGACCGCGGCGCCCTTGTCGCGGACTCCCTGCTTCAGGGCGCGCACGCCGAGGTCCCGGGCCCGGACGACCGTCGCTCCCGAGACGCGGCCGGAGATCCACGCGACCTTCAGACCCGCTTCGATCGCCATCTTGATCCCGTGTCCGTCCTTCGTGTCGAAGACCTTCATTTCGCGGGCGCGATCGTCGATGTACAGGCGCCCGTCGGTCAGGACGCCGTCCACGTCGAAGAAGAGGGCGCGGATCTTCAAAACAGGCCGACGCCCCACAGGTCGTGCAGGTGGAGCGCGCCGATCAGGCGCCCGGCGCCGTCCACGACGAAGAGCGAGGTGATCTTCGCCTCTTCCATCCGGCGGAGGGCCGCCGAAGCGAATTCCTCCTCCGCGATGGTCCTGGGATTCGGATGCGCGCATTCCCCGGCCGTCTTCGCCAGGAGCCGGTCGTCGGACTGGAGGAGCCGGCGGAGGTCGCCGTCGGAAATCGCGCCGCAGAGCGTGCCGTCGTTTCGGACCACCGCCGTGATTCCCATCAACTTCGCCGACATCTCGTGGACCGCGTCGGTCATCCGCGTTTCGGGCGCGACGCGCGGGATGCGGTCGCCGCGCCGCATCAGGTCGCGCACCCGCAGGAACTTCTTTCCGAGCTTCCCTCCGGGATGGAGGGCGGCGAAGTCCTCCTCGCGGAACCCGCGCTTCTCGGAAAGCGCCATCGCGAGCGCGTCCCCCATCGCCAGCATCGCCGTCGTCGAGGCGGTCGGCGCGAGGTTCAGGGGGCAGGCTTCTCGGGAGATCGCGACCGAGATCGCATGATCCGCCGCGCGCGCGAGCGTCGATTCCGGGGTTCCGGTCATCGTGATGAGCGGGATCGCGAGGCGTTTGAGGAATTCGAGCAATCGGCAGATCTCCTCGGTCTCCCCGGAGTAGGAGAGCGCGAGAACGACGTCTCCGCGGATCACCATCCCCAGATCGCCGTGGATCGCCTCCGCCGGATGGAGGAAGAAGGCGGGTGTTCCCGTCGAGGCGAGCGTCGCCGCGATCTTCTGTCCCACGATCCCGGATTTCCCCATCCCGGTGACGACGACGCGTCCCTGGCAGGAGTGCATGGCTTCGACCGCGCTCTCGAAAGCGGGGCCGACGTTTTCGATCTGCTCGCGGACGGAGTCCGCCTCGATGCGGAGGACTTTCCTGGCGCTGTCCAGAATCACTGACCAAGTCTAGCGCGTCGATCCATCGAGTGATACGGGCACGGCAGATGAGCATTCTGGCCGCGGGTCAGACGTCCGCATCCCCGTCGGGCTCGCGTGCTCGACGGCCCCGATCGTCTCGTCATCCTGTTCCCTTTTGGCGTGGGCGGAACGGGGTCCGACGCGCTCAGTGGGCGGAGCGGGACCTGAGCGGATGCTCCGGGTTCCAGCGGCGGCGCTGCAGCTCCAGGAGGTATCGCACGATGCGGTCGGAGGGAACGAAGCCTTTCACGTCGCTTTGGATCTTCGCTCCCGGGTGCTCGCTGCGGAACCACCCGCTGACGGCCTGGAAGAGCTGACGATGCGACATGGGCGAACCTCCGGGGTCGGGAGGAATGCAAACGCCACGCCACGGGGCTTTCCCAGGGGTTGGTCCTCGATCCCGCGGGGCCGGGATTCCGCATCGTCCCCGCGGGACGAGATTCCCCGGGCCGGACCGGCACGCTCAGAGGTGGAGAGTTCTCACCAGGAACGCGGCCATCTGCTCGCGCGGCACGCTCAAGTTCGGGCAGTACATCCCGCCGCCGCAACCGAGCGTGATCGATTCGCGGGCGAGCTGCTCGATCCATGGGGCCGCGAACGCGCTCGCCGGGACGTCGGAGAACATCGTCCCGGTCGCCGCCGGAGGAACGTAGGCGCTCCCGTGCTCGGCGCGGAGGAGCAGGATCGCCATCTGGGCACGCGTGACCCCGTTCGTCGGGCAATAGGTCGTGGCGCCGCACCCGCTCGTGATCTTGCGCCGGCTGAAGTCCTCGATGAAATCGTAGGCGTAAGAGCCGGGAGGAACGTCCGAGAAGATCTGGGGCTGGCCGGGCGGCGGGACGAAGGCGTTCAGGCCGCGCTCGATGAAGACCGCCATGTCCGCGCGGGTGACGAGTCCGGCCGGACAGAACGTCGTCGCCGTGCAGCCCGGCATGATTCCCCAGGCGGCGACCGTGTAGACCGACGGGGCGAGCCCGTCCGAGGAAGAGATGTCCGTGAAGCCCCCGGCGGCCATGCAGGCGGGGGAAGAGGACGCCGCGTTGACGATCGTCGGCCGCATCTGCTCCGAGATGCACCGCGAATGGAACTTCAGGGAGATCTCGCTCCAGCCGAACAGATGGCAGTAGCTCATGATGGTCCCGACGCCGGGACCGGGGTCGACGTTCGGTCCGCTGTAGCAGCCCGGCTCGCCGCCGTAGCACTCGTCGATGGGAGGCGAGTAGCAGTGCGTGTGGACGGACCCGAAGTTGTGACCGAGCTCGTGCGCGACGGCCTCCACGTCCCACACGTCGCTCCCGGCGGGCGGGGAGTGGAAGTTCGTCATGCTCCCTTCGACGTTTCCGACGACGGCGTATCCGCCCGCCCAGTGCGCGTCGGCGGAATCCCACTGGTCGCCCTGGCAGATCGTCGAGAGCCAGGCGACTCCGCCCCCGAGGTCCTTGCCGCTCAGGAACACCACCGTCGACCGCGCCGTTCCCGAGCCGTGCGCGTGCCAGTAATCGCCGAGCTGGAAAAGGGCGGAGATCGGGCTCGTCGCCGTCCACGGGTCGCTCGCCGTGGTCCAGACCCGGAGGAACCCGATCTTCAGGCGCGTCTTCAGGTCGCGCCAGTAGATCGCCGAAACCGCGGCGAGCTCGTTCGAGACGTAGTTCCGTTCCTTCGCCGCGTTGCCGAATCGCTGAAAGAGCTCGTAGTCCGTGTCGACCGCGACCACGGCGGCGAACGGCTGGCCGGTGTCGGCGACGGCCGTGAGCAGCGCCTCCCGTGTGGCGGGGGCGGTCATCCGCTCCGCGTCGCACCGCCAGGCTCCCGCGAGGGCCGCCCATTCCTCGGGAGAAAGCCGGCGGACGACGTGGTCGGCGGTTTCCCGCTCCCAGCGGCCGCGCGGCTCGATCGCGAACGTGTCCGCGCCGCGCTGGACGATCGCGTGAACGCTCGCGCGGAACGCGGAAAGAAAGACTCGCGATTGCGGGTCTCCGGCGACCGTGCCTTCGTAGAACGCCCCGTCGGGAAGGGGAGCGTCGGTTTCGACGCCCGCCTCTCCCGCCTCGACGTTTCGGGCGGCGTCCGAGAAGAGGTCGAACCGGCGGAGCTCGAGATCGACGGATTCCGACGCGTCGAGCGGAAGGCTCCGGACCGTCACCGTTTCCTCCGCTCGGATGCTCCGAAGCTCGTTCAGGGCGTCGGAGCGGAGGAGAACTCCGAGCTCACGGGGGGTCCCCGCCGTGGCTTCGGATTTCACCGCCGGCGGCCCCGCGCGTGCCACCGGCGAATCGATCGCGCGGGCGGCGCCCGGATCGGCCGAACCGAGGAGCGAGAGCAGGAAGACGCCGGTCGCGAGCGGGAACCCGGGGCGGATCATCCGGAAACCGTAGCACCCTCGGGCGGTTTCGGCACTGTCCGGACGAACAGGTGCGGCTCAGCGAACCCGGTCGGCGATGTCGAGCACGTCCCGGATCATCCGCGGCAGGTGCCTCACGTCGAGCTGCGTCGAGGCATCGCTCCTGGCGTGTTCCGGGGCGTCGTGGATCTCGAGGAAGAAGCCGTCGACGAATCCCGTCGCGGCGGCGGCGCGCGCGAGGACCGCCGCGTATTGCTTCATGCCGCCCGTTTCCTTGCCGCCGCCCGGGAGCTGCATCGAGTGGGTGACGTCGTAGACGACGGGGACGCCGAGCGCCGACATCATCGGGAAGGCCCGGAAGTCGACGACGAGGTTGTTGTAACCGAACGTCGTGCCGCGCTCGCAGAGCATCACCTTCCGGTTGCCCGAGGCCGCGCACTTCTCGACGGCGAAGCGCATGTCCGAGGGGGCGACGAACTGGCCCTTCTTGATGTTGATCGGCCGGCCCGTCTCGGCCGCCGCGGTCAGGAGGTCGGTCTGGCGGCAGAGGAACGCGGGAATCTGAAGGACGTCGAGCACGCGGGCGGCCCTGGACGCCTGTTCGGGCGCATGGATGTCGGAGATGACGGGAAGACCGGTCTTCTCCTTCACCTCCGCGAGGATGTCGAGACCTTCCTCGAGCCCCGGGCCGCGGAAGGACGTGATCGCCGACCGGTTGGCCTTGTCGAACGACGACTTGAAGACGATCTTCGCGCCGGTCTTCTCGGAGACGGCCCGGATCTTTCGCGCCATGGCGAGCGAATGCCTGCGCGATTCGATCACGCAGGGGCCGGCGAAGAAGAGCGGGGGAGCGCCCCCGCCGATCGCGAAGCCCCGGGCGATCTCGATCCGGGAGGAAGCCATCGCCGGGGAGTCTATGCGAAAGCCGGGCGGCCTCGCGCCTCCGGCGACGCCGTCAGGTCCGGTCCGTTCGCACTCCCGCCTGCTCGGCAGCGGTCGCGTCCGCTTCCGCCTTGACCGCCGCGCGGTGCGCCTTGGCGGCCCGGATGAAATCGCGGAAGAGCGGGTGACACGCGAACGGCTTCGACTTCAGCTCCGGGTGGAACTGGCAGCCGAGGAACCACGGGTGGTCGTCGTGGATCTCGATGATCTCGACGAACTTCTTGTCGGGAGACATCCCGGTGAACGAGAGACCGTGCTGTTTGAGCTGGGGGAGGTACTCCTGGTTGACCTCGTAACGGTGCCGGTGGCGGTCCCAGACGAGGGACTCGCCGTACGCGCGGGCCGCGAAGGAGCCGGGAGCGAGCTCGGCCGGATACTTGCCGAGCCGCATCGTCCCGCCGAGCGCGTCGACGCCGATCAGGTCGCGCAGCTTGTAGATCACCTTGTGCTTCGGTTCCTCGTCGAATTCGGTCGAGTTGGCGCCCTCGAGCCCGCAGACGTTCCGCGCGAACTCGATGACCGCGCACTGGAGCCCCAGGCAGATCCCGAAGAACGGCACTTTCTTCTCGCGCGCGTAGCGGATCGCCCGCATCATCCCCTCGGTCCCGCGCTTCCCGAACCCGCCCGGGACGAGGATCGCGTCCGCGCGGAAGAGGTCCTCGGGGTAGTTCTCTCCCTCGAGCGTCTCCGCGTCGATGTAGGTGAGCTTCACCTTCACGTCGTTGGCGATCCCGCCGTGCACGAGCGCTTCGTTCAGGGACTTGTAGGAATCGCCGTAGTCGACGTACTTGCCCACGACCCCGATCTCGACCTCGCCGTGGGGCGACTTGATGCGGTTGACGAGGCTCTCCCACTTCCCGAGATCGCGCTCGTAGTGCGGCAGGTTCAGGAGATCGAGGATCTGCGTGTCGAGGTTCTCGGACGCGAACGCGAGGGGCACCTCGTAGATCGAGGG
Proteins encoded in this region:
- a CDS encoding potassium channel protein — translated: MQRLYRALALFAAVLLLGGILFRSIERLDWFDAFYTALLSVTPLGHGLMPPLSRAGRELNAFLLVCGVGVVGYAASIATRFVFEGEMGRVFWRRKVERRVARMEGHYVVCGHGRVGRTVAEELGRHGVPFVVIERNEEAVRDRIERGEDVILGDATTEGVLSQAGIERARGLVAALESDADNLYVTLTARESNPGVRIVARTSDDAASARLKRAGADRTIAPTQIGGREMVQHLLMPAVVDFIHLATGKQNVELEMQEIHVQPSSSLCGVPFSDSPIRREHGVIVVAVNKTTGESIFNPDSSYVVAQGDTMICLGHPDRLAAMQDLARR
- a CDS encoding dipeptidase, with product MIAAVSPVPADADDTALRAARLHREAIVVDTHEDVPWELDEKWADIAVPGATRHFDIPRAKAGGLSAAFFAAYVPAVYAEAGGAAKKALELVDLVHRVVDAHPAELAFAASARDVRRIKTEGKIAILTGIEGGHAIEDSLGALRDFHRLGVRYMTLTHTNTNHWADSSGSFTSPDFDPKKARVHGGLTDFGRAVVREMNRLGMMVDVSHVSDETLDAVLAASRAPVFASHSSCRALSPIPRNLTDDQILRIGAGGGVVMVNVSAMFVDAGAAADYRARIAALAPRYEALKAKHASDPLRLEKESNALFDAVPPGRAGWEKVVDHIERVMRIAGPGAAGIGSDFDGIPDPPDGLEDVSKLPRITEELLRRGHPEEDVRGVLGENFLRFFARVEEVSRSLAAEPPSAATIPPAGRTIHE
- a CDS encoding HAD hydrolase family protein — translated: MKIRALFFDVDGVLTDGRLYIDDRAREMKVFDTKDGHGIKMAIEAGLKVAWISGRVSGATVVRARDLGVRALKQGVRDKGAAVRDYLARWKIERAEAAACGDDLPDLPLFDACGFSACPADAPAEVRGRVDLVLERPGGHGAVREFVEEILRRNDAAGG
- a CDS encoding KpsF/GutQ family sugar-phosphate isomerase; its protein translation is MILDSARKVLRIEADSVREQIENVGPAFESAVEAMHSCQGRVVVTGMGKSGIVGQKIAATLASTGTPAFFLHPAEAIHGDLGMVIRGDVVLALSYSGETEEICRLLEFLKRLAIPLITMTGTPESTLARAADHAISVAISREACPLNLAPTASTTAMLAMGDALAMALSEKRGFREEDFAALHPGGKLGKKFLRVRDLMRRGDRIPRVAPETRMTDAVHEMSAKLMGITAVVRNDGTLCGAISDGDLRRLLQSDDRLLAKTAGECAHPNPRTIAEEEFASAALRRMEEAKITSLFVVDGAGRLIGALHLHDLWGVGLF
- a CDS encoding M12 family metallo-peptidase is translated as MIRPGFPLATGVFLLSLLGSADPGAARAIDSPVARAGPPAVKSEATAGTPRELGVLLRSDALNELRSIRAEETVTVRSLPLDASESVDLELRRFDLFSDAARNVEAGEAGVETDAPLPDGAFYEGTVAGDPQSRVFLSAFRASVHAIVQRGADTFAIEPRGRWERETADHVVRRLSPEEWAALAGAWRCDAERMTAPATREALLTAVADTGQPFAAVVAVDTDYELFQRFGNAAKERNYVSNELAAVSAIYWRDLKTRLKIGFLRVWTTASDPWTATSPISALFQLGDYWHAHGSGTARSTVVFLSGKDLGGGVAWLSTICQGDQWDSADAHWAGGYAVVGNVEGSMTNFHSPPAGSDVWDVEAVAHELGHNFGSVHTHCYSPPIDECYGGEPGCYSGPNVDPGPGVGTIMSYCHLFGWSEISLKFHSRCISEQMRPTIVNAASSSPACMAAGGFTDISSSDGLAPSVYTVAAWGIMPGCTATTFCPAGLVTRADMAVFIERGLNAFVPPPGQPQIFSDVPPGSYAYDFIEDFSRRKITSGCGATTYCPTNGVTRAQMAILLLRAEHGSAYVPPAATGTMFSDVPASAFAAPWIEQLARESITLGCGGGMYCPNLSVPREQMAAFLVRTLHL
- the kdsA gene encoding 3-deoxy-8-phosphooctulonate synthase gives rise to the protein MASSRIEIARGFAIGGGAPPLFFAGPCVIESRRHSLAMARKIRAVSEKTGAKIVFKSSFDKANRSAITSFRGPGLEEGLDILAEVKEKTGLPVISDIHAPEQASRAARVLDVLQIPAFLCRQTDLLTAAAETGRPINIKKGQFVAPSDMRFAVEKCAASGNRKVMLCERGTTFGYNNLVVDFRAFPMMSALGVPVVYDVTHSMQLPGGGKETGGMKQYAAVLARAAAATGFVDGFFLEIHDAPEHARSDASTQLDVRHLPRMIRDVLDIADRVR
- a CDS encoding CTP synthase, coding for MSTKYLFVTGGVVSSLGKGIAASSIGALLEARGFTVALAKLDPYLNVDPGTMSPFQHGEVFVTDDGAETDLDLGHYERFTSMTGSRLNNTTTGRIYKAVIDKERRGDYLGKTVQVIPHITDEIKEAMRSVSSDADVVIIEIGGTVGDIESLPFLEAMRQFRLDVGRGNAGNVHLTLVPYIKASDELKTKPTQHSVKELLSIGIQPDILLCRTDRPLPLDIKRKIALFCNVPVEAVITARDVPSIYEVPLAFASENLDTQILDLLNLPHYERDLGKWESLVNRIKSPHGEVEIGVVGKYVDYGDSYKSLNEALVHGGIANDVKVKLTYIDAETLEGENYPEDLFRADAILVPGGFGKRGTEGMMRAIRYAREKKVPFFGICLGLQCAVIEFARNVCGLEGANSTEFDEEPKHKVIYKLRDLIGVDALGGTMRLGKYPAELAPGSFAARAYGESLVWDRHRHRYEVNQEYLPQLKQHGLSFTGMSPDKKFVEIIEIHDDHPWFLGCQFHPELKSKPFACHPLFRDFIRAAKAHRAAVKAEADATAAEQAGVRTDRT